From the Flavimarina sp. Hel_I_48 genome, one window contains:
- the pckA gene encoding phosphoenolpyruvate carboxykinase (ATP) produces MELNPQITKTISLEHYNIERAKVHYQLSADELHHITLEKGMGRETSSGALAVNTGKFTGRSPKDRFIVIDDKTRENVWWGAVNIPFDKEKFERLRMKMTTYLSERELYVRDAFACADENYKTGIRVINEYPWSNLFAYTMFLRPSEEELTNFKEDWLILNAPGFKADPELDGTRQENFAILNFTQKTILIGGTGYTGEIKKGIFSALNFILPTEKNTLPMHCSANVGENGESAIFFGLSGTGKTTLSADPQRQLIGDDEHGWTPDNSIFNFEGGCYAKVINLSEEEEPDIFNAIQKGALLENVVLDSKGNVDFTDTSITPNTRVSYPIDYIDNIKKPSVGKNPKNIFFLTADAFGVLPPISKLTPGQAAYHFISGYTAKVAGTEAGVNEPVPSFSACFGAPFMPLHPTKYAEMLRSKMKEAGVNVWLVNTGWTGGAYGVGKRMKLKYTRAMIHAAMRGDLGEYTKEGYHIHSVFGVAQPRTCPGVPDAVLSPRQTWNNDEMYYKTAHKLAAAFKENFKKFEQYASEDIMNGQPPLG; encoded by the coding sequence ATGGAATTAAACCCCCAGATTACGAAAACGATTTCGTTAGAGCATTATAACATTGAAAGAGCTAAAGTACACTACCAGTTAAGTGCAGATGAATTGCACCATATCACCTTAGAAAAAGGGATGGGCCGCGAAACTTCATCTGGAGCTCTTGCCGTAAATACCGGTAAATTTACAGGACGATCACCAAAAGACCGTTTTATTGTCATTGATGACAAAACCCGTGAAAACGTATGGTGGGGTGCTGTAAATATTCCTTTTGACAAAGAAAAATTTGAGCGTTTGCGTATGAAGATGACCACTTATTTATCTGAACGGGAACTCTACGTACGTGATGCTTTTGCTTGTGCAGATGAGAATTATAAAACAGGCATACGGGTTATTAATGAATATCCCTGGTCTAACCTCTTTGCCTATACCATGTTTTTACGTCCCAGCGAAGAGGAGTTGACTAACTTTAAAGAAGACTGGTTAATCCTAAACGCACCGGGATTTAAGGCAGATCCTGAACTGGATGGCACGCGACAGGAGAATTTTGCCATTCTCAATTTCACCCAGAAAACAATACTCATTGGTGGGACCGGCTATACCGGGGAAATAAAGAAAGGAATATTTTCAGCACTTAATTTTATACTTCCCACCGAAAAGAACACGCTTCCCATGCACTGTTCTGCAAATGTGGGTGAGAATGGGGAGAGCGCTATTTTCTTTGGTCTTTCGGGAACCGGAAAAACCACGCTATCTGCAGATCCGCAGCGCCAGCTTATAGGTGATGATGAACACGGCTGGACGCCAGACAACTCCATTTTTAACTTTGAAGGCGGTTGCTATGCTAAGGTTATCAACCTTTCTGAAGAAGAAGAACCCGATATTTTTAACGCAATCCAAAAAGGCGCACTTCTTGAAAACGTAGTTTTGGACAGTAAGGGCAATGTTGACTTTACGGATACTTCCATAACGCCAAACACACGGGTGAGCTATCCCATAGATTATATAGACAACATTAAAAAACCTTCGGTAGGGAAAAATCCCAAGAATATTTTCTTTCTTACCGCAGATGCTTTTGGCGTGCTCCCTCCCATTTCAAAACTTACCCCTGGCCAGGCCGCATATCATTTTATAAGCGGTTATACCGCAAAAGTTGCAGGCACCGAAGCAGGCGTAAATGAACCGGTTCCCTCTTTTTCTGCATGTTTTGGTGCACCATTTATGCCCTTGCACCCTACAAAATACGCAGAAATGCTCCGTTCAAAAATGAAAGAGGCCGGTGTAAATGTCTGGCTTGTGAATACGGGCTGGACCGGTGGTGCTTATGGTGTGGGAAAACGTATGAAATTAAAATATACCCGCGCCATGATTCACGCTGCCATGCGCGGCGACCTGGGGGAATATACTAAGGAAGGCTATCACATCCATTCGGTTTTTGGTGTTGCACAACCCAGAACCTGTCCAG
- a CDS encoding DUF423 domain-containing protein, translating to MNRKLLILGSIFGGTAVLLGAFGAHGLKQLVNADAVASFETGVRYQMYHALLLLLLGGILECSEKRKKTLYYLLLIGILMFSGSIYLLATQEATKIDFSAIALLTPLGGALLMVSWGILLYTFVKR from the coding sequence ATGAACAGAAAATTGCTCATTTTAGGAAGTATTTTTGGCGGCACGGCAGTTTTACTGGGTGCTTTTGGCGCCCATGGTTTAAAGCAATTGGTAAACGCTGATGCCGTCGCCTCGTTTGAAACCGGTGTGCGTTATCAAATGTACCATGCGCTTCTTTTGCTTCTTCTTGGCGGAATTTTGGAATGTTCTGAAAAACGCAAAAAAACCCTATACTACCTGCTGCTCATTGGCATTCTGATGTTTTCTGGATCTATTTACTTACTGGCCACCCAGGAGGCTACAAAAATTGATTTTTCGGCTATCGCACTTCTTACCCCGCTGGGCGGAGCTTTACTCATGGTTTCCTGGGGAATATTGCTATATACTTTTGTAAAGCGTTAA